One genomic window of Azospirillum sp. TSH100 includes the following:
- a CDS encoding glycosyltransferase family 4 protein — protein MTVTAYSSALIAVFLLCLAVGWYLSTRVLRYLLASSIMDIPNERSSHQAPTPRGGGWAVMLTVVPVFAIAGIAFGRPLETGAVLLGTAALMGVSWMDDRRTLSPLLRLAVQMLAVAFGLLALPSDQLVWQGWLPWGLDRAATAFLWLWFVNLYNFMDGIDGLAGSETILIGGGVALVSLVMGDFGLTGVAGAALAGAAAGFLTHNWRPARMFMGDVGSIPLGHILAFLLASLAARGDWAAALILPAYYLTDATITLLRRLLRGEKIWQAHREHFYQKAAKGVGRHDRVVLTIIAYSLVLVAAALAAGSLGAWTLAPGAVTVGLLLATLTRMSKA, from the coding sequence ATGACCGTCACCGCCTATTCGTCCGCGCTGATCGCCGTCTTCCTGCTGTGTCTGGCCGTCGGCTGGTATCTGTCGACACGGGTGCTGCGATACCTGCTCGCCAGCAGCATCATGGACATCCCGAACGAGCGGTCGAGCCATCAGGCACCCACCCCGCGCGGCGGCGGCTGGGCGGTGATGCTGACGGTGGTGCCGGTCTTCGCCATCGCCGGGATCGCCTTCGGCCGGCCGCTGGAAACCGGAGCGGTCCTGCTCGGCACGGCGGCGCTGATGGGGGTGTCGTGGATGGACGACCGCCGCACGCTGTCGCCGCTGCTGCGGCTGGCGGTGCAGATGCTGGCTGTGGCGTTCGGGCTGCTGGCGCTGCCGTCCGACCAGCTGGTCTGGCAGGGCTGGCTGCCCTGGGGGCTCGACCGGGCGGCGACCGCCTTCCTGTGGCTGTGGTTCGTCAATCTCTACAATTTCATGGACGGCATCGACGGGCTGGCCGGCAGCGAGACCATCCTGATCGGCGGCGGCGTCGCGTTGGTCTCGCTGGTCATGGGCGATTTCGGGTTGACCGGAGTCGCCGGGGCGGCGCTGGCCGGGGCGGCGGCCGGGTTCTTGACCCATAACTGGCGGCCGGCCCGCATGTTCATGGGCGACGTCGGCAGCATCCCGCTCGGCCATATCCTGGCCTTCCTGCTGGCCTCGCTGGCGGCGCGCGGTGATTGGGCGGCGGCGCTGATCCTGCCCGCCTATTACCTGACCGATGCCACCATCACTCTGCTGCGCCGCCTGCTGCGCGGCGAGAAGATCTGGCAGGCCCACCGCGAGCATTTCTACCAGAAGGCCGCCAAGGGCGTCGGCCGGCACGACCGCGTGGTGCTGACCATCATCGCCTACAGCCTCGTCCTCGTCGCAGCGGCCCTGGCCGCCGGCAGTTTGGGGGCCTGGACGCTGGCGCCCGGCGCCGTCACCGTGGGCTTGCTGCTGGCGACGCTGACGCGCATGTCGAAGGCCTGA
- a CDS encoding glycosyltransferase family 2 protein, with the protein MTTALLDLSVVLYHPDPELLARSLDTIAAATGRLAESAGVQTRLWIIDNGAPEGSDAGSNPFRVLLDRYAAPGRPPAMLIAGHGNVGYGAGHNLAIRQGDAPYHLILNYDILLEADALLAGWRYMEAHPRTVLLTPKVFSPSGEQEFLCKRRPTVLDLGLRAFAPTAVKRLFAKRLDRYEMRDVTRDAIVTGLEQVSGAFMLFRREALARLGGFDDGYFLYFEDFDLSRRAMALGEIAYVPDVRMVHFGGKAARKGGAHIRMFARSALRFFNTHGWRLV; encoded by the coding sequence ATGACCACCGCGCTCCTAGACCTGTCCGTCGTCCTCTATCACCCCGATCCGGAGCTGCTGGCCCGCTCGCTCGACACCATTGCCGCCGCCACCGGCCGGCTGGCGGAGAGTGCCGGCGTGCAAACCAGGCTGTGGATCATCGACAATGGCGCGCCGGAAGGCAGCGACGCCGGCTCCAACCCGTTCCGGGTGCTGCTGGACCGCTACGCGGCGCCCGGCCGGCCGCCGGCGATGCTGATCGCCGGACACGGCAATGTCGGCTATGGCGCCGGGCACAATCTGGCGATCCGGCAGGGCGACGCGCCCTATCACCTGATCCTGAACTACGACATCCTGCTGGAAGCGGACGCGCTGCTGGCCGGCTGGCGCTATATGGAGGCCCACCCGCGCACCGTGCTGCTGACCCCCAAGGTGTTCAGCCCATCGGGGGAGCAGGAGTTCCTGTGCAAGCGGCGGCCGACCGTGCTCGATCTGGGCCTGCGCGCCTTCGCTCCGACCGCGGTCAAGCGGCTTTTCGCCAAGCGGCTCGACCGCTACGAGATGCGCGACGTCACCCGCGATGCCATCGTCACCGGGCTGGAGCAGGTCAGCGGCGCCTTCATGCTGTTCCGGCGCGAGGCGCTGGCACGGCTGGGCGGCTTCGACGACGGCTATTTCCTGTATTTCGAGGATTTCGACCTGTCGCGCCGGGCTATGGCGCTGGGCGAGATCGCCTATGTCCCGGATGTCCGCATGGTGCATTTCGGCGGCAAGGCGGCGCGTAAGGGCGGCGCGCACATCCGGATGTTCGCCCGCTCCGCCCTACGCTTTTTCAACACCCACGGATGGCGGCTGGTCTGA